A stretch of the Osmerus eperlanus chromosome 10, fOsmEpe2.1, whole genome shotgun sequence genome encodes the following:
- the znf414 gene encoding zinc finger protein 414, producing the protein MSYANARNEPTQAHQSPSHENEKGPEPKRLHCSIYGCRRVYTDTDSLSNHVQDHHIHSQSLPGKTFHCSSPGCNGSFSSMQDLMKHTRNHHKPNIYFQCESCRSKLRTYPALLKHLHTCSKVAKGKIGKTAEQSSHDQLLGPNTPSDILPSPNPNPSTSPMDTDSSNAHQQRESGTAPHLLPSQLQLPKKCSLLAPSSTCFPRADSQLQAQSQSQPQTQSQVQDQTPNTDNPEQPEDQAPPQMQQQAEPSVQDLPALTSSSQTSPGSNAVWRKNQGTSFNSRIVWEHSRGRYTCVQCGQSSESRQEMTAHIEINHKSPSLYTQ; encoded by the exons AGCCGAAGAGGTTGCACTGTTCCATCTATGGCTGCAGGCGAGTGTACACGGATACAGACTCGCTGAGCAACCATGTCCAGGATCACCACATCCACAGCCAGTCCCTCCCTG GCAAAACTTTTCATTGTTCTTCCCCTGGTTGCAATGGCTCCTTTTCCAGCATGCAAGACCTAATGAAGCACACGAGGAACCACCACAAACCAAACATTTACTTTCA GTGTGAGAGTTGTCGTTCCAAGCTACGCACCTACCCAGCTCTCTTGAAACACCTCCACACCTGTTCTAAGGTGGCCAAAGGAAAGATAGGGAAGACTGCTGAACAGTCCAGCCATGACCAGTTACTTGGCCCGAACACTCCCTCTGACATtctccccagccctaacccaaaTCCTAGTACATCTCCCATGGACACGGACTCCTCTAATGCTCACCAACAACGGGAGTCAGGTACAGCTCCACATCTGCTACCCTCCCAACTGCAACTCCCCAAAAAGTGCTCTCTTCTGGCACCATCTTCCACATGTTTCCCGCGTGCTGATTCCCAGTTGCAGGCTCAGTCCCAGTCTCAACCTCAGACCCAGAGCCAAGTCCAGGACCAGACACCCAACACAGACAACCCAGAGCAGCCAGAGGACCAGGCTCCTCCTCAGATGCAGCAGCAAGCAGAGCCGAGCGTGCAGGACCTCCCTGCTCTGACAAGCTCCTCTCAGACATCTCCTGGGTCCAACGCTGTGTGGAGAAAGAACCAAG GCACGTCCTTCAACAGCCGCATTGTCTGGGAACACAGTAGGGGGCGCTACACGTGCGTGCAGTGTGGCCAATCCTCTGAAAGCCGCCAGGAGATGACAGCtcacattgaaatcaatcacaaGAGTCCAAGCCTATACACTCAATAG